From one Pedobacter faecalis genomic stretch:
- a CDS encoding outer membrane beta-barrel protein, with translation MRKKLIVFFFLAFTILSVSAQQADITGLVRDSLNRRNLQNCSVLLLRHGDSVITKSTATDINGRFVLKGISKGKYQLAITHISMGNFSLNLELSDTSRVNLGHIYLDPKAKILNEVVIRATKRAIRLKGDTIIFQADSFAVRRNSNVQLLLQKLPGMSVNKNGTITAQGKTVRSVLVDGEEFFGDDPQLATKYLKADAVEEIEVYDRKSKQAELTGIDDGIRNRTVNIKLKENSKNGYLSSVDLNHGTNDFQDYGGMAGVFGERTKAAAFGTYTNLINESRIYTSMRKLKGEDYDVIEVGDDGSSVMYAYGMDDDEDYTQPSGGLPNNLNVGGYFSQRIKDRMGMKVSLKAFDYGNKDLRTTLTQELLPGGSQFTSLSRDDDRSKSAGKSVRGNYTYKLDAGSTLKVAFGAQQSRNFTEADRLDYTKNEKNDVFISQNNQSRVESGENATTNGNINWFKRFQKKGRTLSIDIQPERQVSSAAGTSVNRTYYFDDQGGMNRFEDVILNKDNTNKRLSLGTRFNYTEPLTEQWTLEAGYSFKTISSTSYRLIRNNRNLKIDSLSNNFKFVNFSNVGKMTMQYKFENFSISGGLQATQTTFELKDLDVRNEFDRDYLNLAPSTNIFYKLGDNSTVSVNYNGYMQQPGIEQIQPVKQLDNPLYQIVGNTNLKPSFTNTFGVSYNTYSPRSDLFVSAYLNYGFTRNAITDTELVDDFNKRILSFTNLNGINSTSGNIYFSRNFSKINLRLGLDLGFNTANAITVINFTTNKTRNNRYNLRTHINYNTPRLDLSYSPSANFMYGKSSIGGLNDGKSLSHEHEFSGSVQLPYRMEFNTTLSLNFRPSNASFDRALNVAILNSYLAAKLLRNESLEVRITATDLLNQKIGYSRYVGGNVISENTFSYIPRYALLGINWNFSGNFRRSAPGR, from the coding sequence ATGCGTAAAAAGTTAATAGTATTTTTCTTTCTTGCCTTTACAATATTATCCGTTTCGGCACAGCAGGCAGATATTACTGGTTTGGTAAGGGATAGCCTAAACAGACGAAACCTGCAGAACTGCTCGGTGTTGCTTTTGAGACATGGAGATTCCGTGATCACGAAAAGTACCGCCACAGATATTAATGGCCGATTTGTTCTGAAGGGTATCAGCAAAGGAAAATATCAGCTCGCAATAACGCACATTTCGATGGGTAACTTTTCGTTGAACCTTGAATTGTCTGACACCAGCAGAGTTAATCTGGGTCATATTTACCTCGATCCCAAAGCTAAAATACTAAACGAGGTCGTGATCCGGGCAACTAAAAGAGCGATCAGACTGAAGGGCGACACGATTATATTTCAGGCCGACAGTTTTGCGGTACGCAGGAACTCCAATGTGCAGTTGCTTCTTCAGAAGCTACCCGGCATGTCGGTAAACAAGAACGGAACAATTACAGCTCAAGGAAAAACCGTCCGAAGTGTTCTGGTCGACGGTGAGGAGTTTTTTGGAGATGATCCGCAATTGGCCACGAAATATCTTAAGGCAGATGCTGTTGAGGAAATAGAGGTGTATGACCGGAAAAGCAAGCAGGCTGAGTTGACAGGAATTGACGATGGCATAAGAAACCGGACCGTGAACATCAAACTGAAGGAAAACTCAAAAAATGGATATCTAAGCTCGGTTGATCTTAACCATGGAACAAATGATTTTCAGGACTATGGCGGAATGGCGGGGGTATTTGGGGAACGCACAAAGGCTGCAGCCTTCGGCACATATACCAATCTGATCAATGAATCGCGTATATATACCTCTATGCGTAAACTGAAAGGCGAAGATTATGATGTGATTGAGGTGGGCGACGATGGCAGTTCAGTGATGTATGCATACGGCATGGATGATGATGAGGATTATACTCAGCCGTCGGGCGGCTTGCCAAACAACCTGAACGTAGGCGGCTATTTCTCTCAGCGCATTAAAGACCGAATGGGAATGAAAGTTAGCCTGAAAGCATTCGACTACGGAAATAAGGACCTGAGAACAACCCTGACCCAGGAGCTGTTGCCGGGCGGATCACAATTTACGTCCCTTTCCCGCGATGACGACAGGTCTAAAAGTGCCGGAAAGAGTGTAAGAGGCAATTATACCTATAAACTCGATGCGGGTTCGACATTGAAAGTTGCTTTTGGGGCGCAGCAATCCCGGAATTTTACGGAGGCTGACCGGCTGGATTACACAAAGAATGAAAAAAACGATGTATTCATCAGCCAGAACAATCAAAGCCGGGTCGAGAGCGGCGAAAATGCGACAACCAACGGGAACATCAACTGGTTTAAACGATTTCAGAAGAAAGGTCGCACGCTTTCTATCGATATTCAGCCTGAGCGTCAGGTAAGTAGTGCGGCCGGCACGAGCGTAAACCGCACCTACTATTTCGATGACCAGGGTGGAATGAACCGCTTTGAAGACGTTATCCTGAATAAAGACAATACCAACAAGCGCCTTTCGCTTGGAACGCGATTTAATTATACCGAGCCGCTTACGGAGCAATGGACACTGGAGGCGGGGTATAGTTTCAAGACCATATCCTCTACCAGTTACCGGCTCATCCGAAACAACCGGAACCTAAAGATTGACTCGCTAAGTAACAATTTTAAGTTTGTCAATTTCTCGAACGTTGGAAAAATGACCATGCAGTACAAGTTCGAAAACTTCTCCATTTCCGGCGGATTGCAGGCTACACAAACCACTTTTGAGCTGAAAGATCTGGATGTCCGTAATGAGTTTGACCGTGATTATCTGAACCTCGCGCCCAGTACGAACATCTTTTACAAACTGGGCGACAACAGTACAGTTTCCGTAAATTATAACGGTTACATGCAGCAGCCAGGCATAGAGCAAATTCAGCCGGTGAAACAGTTGGACAACCCCCTGTATCAGATTGTTGGAAATACTAATCTGAAGCCTTCTTTCACAAATACCTTTGGGGTTTCTTATAATACCTACAGCCCCAGATCAGACCTGTTTGTTTCGGCCTATCTGAATTATGGATTCACCAGAAATGCGATAACCGATACGGAGCTTGTCGACGACTTCAATAAAAGGATATTGAGTTTTACCAACCTTAATGGTATCAACTCGACCTCCGGAAATATCTATTTTTCCAGAAATTTCTCGAAGATTAACCTGCGCCTGGGACTGGATCTTGGTTTCAATACGGCCAACGCAATTACGGTAATAAACTTTACGACAAACAAGACAAGGAACAACCGTTACAATCTGCGTACGCATATCAATTATAATACACCCAGGCTGGACCTGAGTTATTCGCCCTCCGCAAACTTTATGTATGGCAAGTCGTCCATTGGCGGCTTGAACGACGGAAAGAGCCTGTCGCACGAGCATGAGTTTTCCGGAAGTGTTCAGCTGCCCTACCGCATGGAGTTTAACACGACGCTTTCTTTAAATTTCAGGCCGTCGAATGCTTCGTTCGACCGCGCCTTAAACGTGGCGATTTTAAACAGCTATCTGGCGGCAAAACTACTCAGAAATGAGTCGCTTGAAGTGAGAATTACAGCCACAGATCTGTTAAACCAAAAAATAGGCTACAGCCGCTACGTGGGTGGTAACGTTATAAGCGAGAACACCTTTAGCTATATTCCCCGTTATGCTTTGCTGGGTATCAACTGGAATTTCAGCGGTAATTTTAGAAGAAGTGCGCCGGGCAGATAA
- a CDS encoding CTP synthase, producing the protein MTKYIFVTGGVTSSLGKGIISASLAKLLQARGYSVTIQKFDPYINIDPGTLNPYEHGECYVTEDGAETDLDLGHYERFLNVPTSQANNITTGRIYQNVISKERQGEYLGKTVQVVPHITDEIKRNMRILGESGQYDIVITELGGTVGDIESLPFIEAVRQFKWEEGANNAIVIHLTLIPFLAAAGELKTKPTQHSVKALLEYGIQPDILVCRTEHHITPDIRKKIALFCNVNINAVIESIDASTIYDVPLLMMKEQLDKTVLTKLKLPQKNEPDMESWKDYLGRLKNPTAEVTIGVVGKYVELPDAYKSITESFVHAGAKNECKVRVQYIHSEEVYADNAKEKLGHLDGLLVAPGFGSRGIEGKIEAIRYVRENNVPFFGICLGMQCSVIEFGRNVLGLQNANTTEIDEETKFPVINMMEEQKKVTSKGGTMRLGSYPCDLKKGTKAYAAYGKAHITERHRHRYEFNNAYLKQYEEAGMVASGINPDSKLVEIVELKNHPFFVGGQFHPELKSTVANPHPLFVKFVAAAMDFSKKRTK; encoded by the coding sequence ATGACTAAGTATATTTTTGTTACGGGCGGTGTTACTTCCTCATTAGGTAAGGGCATCATCTCCGCTTCATTAGCTAAATTACTGCAAGCACGAGGCTACAGTGTTACCATTCAAAAGTTCGACCCGTACATTAATATTGATCCGGGAACCCTGAATCCGTATGAACACGGTGAATGCTACGTGACTGAAGACGGAGCGGAAACAGATCTTGACCTTGGTCATTATGAGCGCTTCCTGAATGTGCCTACTTCGCAGGCCAATAACATAACCACGGGTCGTATATACCAGAACGTGATCAGTAAAGAACGTCAGGGAGAGTATCTCGGGAAAACAGTTCAGGTAGTACCTCATATCACCGACGAAATTAAACGCAACATGCGGATACTCGGTGAAAGCGGGCAATACGATATCGTGATCACTGAACTTGGGGGTACTGTGGGCGATATCGAGTCGTTACCCTTTATCGAAGCGGTACGTCAGTTTAAATGGGAAGAAGGCGCCAATAACGCCATTGTGATTCACCTTACCCTTATCCCCTTCCTTGCTGCAGCCGGTGAACTAAAAACGAAGCCTACGCAGCACTCTGTAAAAGCACTTCTTGAATATGGTATTCAGCCAGATATCCTGGTATGCCGTACGGAGCATCACATTACGCCAGACATCCGTAAGAAGATCGCCCTGTTCTGTAACGTAAATATCAATGCTGTTATCGAGTCTATAGACGCTTCGACGATCTATGACGTGCCTTTGCTGATGATGAAGGAGCAACTGGACAAAACGGTACTGACAAAGCTGAAATTGCCTCAGAAAAATGAGCCGGACATGGAAAGCTGGAAAGACTACCTTGGTCGCTTAAAAAACCCAACTGCTGAGGTTACCATTGGTGTAGTGGGTAAATATGTAGAGTTGCCGGATGCTTATAAATCTATTACAGAATCATTTGTGCACGCCGGGGCAAAGAATGAGTGCAAGGTCCGCGTACAGTATATCCACTCTGAAGAAGTGTATGCAGACAACGCCAAAGAGAAATTAGGGCATTTGGACGGACTGCTTGTTGCACCTGGTTTCGGAAGCCGCGGTATTGAAGGTAAGATCGAAGCCATCCGTTATGTAAGGGAAAACAACGTTCCTTTCTTTGGTATTTGTCTGGGTATGCAATGTTCCGTTATTGAATTCGGCAGAAATGTATTAGGCCTGCAGAACGCAAATACCACCGAGATCGATGAGGAAACAAAATTTCCGGTGATCAATATGATGGAAGAACAAAAGAAAGTTACTTCCAAAGGTGGAACGATGCGACTTGGTTCTTATCCTTGCGACCTGAAAAAAGGTACCAAAGCTTACGCTGCTTATGGTAAGGCTCATATTACCGAACGCCACAGGCACCGCTACGAGTTCAACAATGCCTATCTGAAACAATATGAAGAGGCGGGTATGGTTGCCTCGGGTATAAACCCAGACAGCAAACTTGTGGAGATCGTAGAACTAAAAAACCATCCTTTCTTTGTAGGCGGACAGTTCCATCCCGAATTAAAATCAACTGTAGCGAATCCTCACCCGCTTTTTGTTAAATTTGTCGCCGCTGCGATGGATTTCTCCAAAAAGAGAACTAAATAG
- the yidC gene encoding membrane protein insertase YidC: MDRNTFTGLFLILIILAGSFYFFKPSEAEIQQEQARIAADSARKASAGQPKAVAQATTATNTIDSAALAGPFGGSISGTEQQTVLENEKLKLTFTNKGGKIRSVEVKGQKTYSGKPVVLFDGDDNKFGFKLNLAGKVFNTNDLYFTASSTSNSVSMRANYSGNQYLEYNYTLKPNSNNVELSVNLNGLNQVVQGNALLLNWEATLLEQEKSSKKEQEHSAPYFKYVEENPDHLSVAKDDKLELNEGKIEWVSFKQHFFSAVLLPSAPFEKGDLEVKLSTDSGKVKWYGANLQLPFNQLASQSYGFTFYFGTNKFSVLKEQGHEIEKQVDMGYWPLKYINRFVVLPVFNFLEGFGWNYGLIILVLTILLKVAMSPLTYKSYISMAKMRILKPEMDVIKAKVGEDNPTLLQQEYLKLYKQVGVNPLGGCLPMLLQLPFVMAFFFFFPNLFELRGESFLWMKDLSTYDDFIKFGFNIPFIGDHLSLMCLLMTISTLIYTYFNNQISGATGQMKYIGYIMPLVFLGVLNSYPSGLNYYYFLANMLTFLQQFIIKSMVDDEKIHRTLQENKAKPAEKKKKSKFQARLDEYMRQQQQAQAQKKK; encoded by the coding sequence ATGGATAGAAATACTTTTACAGGATTATTCCTGATTTTAATTATTCTGGCTGGCTCATTTTATTTTTTCAAGCCGTCGGAAGCAGAAATACAACAAGAGCAGGCGCGTATAGCGGCCGACTCGGCACGTAAAGCTTCGGCCGGGCAGCCTAAGGCGGTCGCCCAAGCCACTACAGCAACAAATACTATTGATTCCGCTGCGCTTGCCGGACCTTTCGGAGGCAGCATTTCTGGCACCGAACAACAAACAGTTCTGGAAAACGAGAAATTGAAACTGACCTTTACCAACAAGGGCGGTAAAATCCGTTCGGTAGAAGTAAAAGGTCAGAAAACTTATAGCGGAAAACCTGTAGTGCTGTTCGACGGGGATGATAACAAATTCGGATTTAAGCTTAACCTTGCAGGTAAAGTCTTTAACACGAATGATCTGTACTTCACCGCAAGTTCTACCAGCAACAGCGTTAGCATGCGCGCCAATTATTCGGGCAACCAGTACCTTGAGTACAATTATACTTTAAAGCCTAACAGCAACAATGTTGAGCTGAGCGTTAATCTTAACGGACTTAATCAGGTAGTCCAGGGTAATGCCCTGTTGCTCAACTGGGAAGCTACTTTGCTGGAGCAGGAAAAGTCAAGCAAGAAAGAGCAGGAACACTCGGCCCCTTACTTTAAATATGTGGAGGAAAACCCGGATCACCTGAGCGTGGCTAAAGATGATAAGCTGGAGTTGAACGAAGGCAAAATTGAGTGGGTTTCCTTCAAACAGCACTTCTTTTCTGCGGTTTTGTTACCCTCTGCACCTTTCGAGAAGGGTGATCTGGAGGTAAAGCTCAGCACAGATTCGGGTAAGGTTAAATGGTATGGTGCAAACCTGCAATTGCCTTTCAACCAACTGGCTTCACAAAGCTACGGCTTTACCTTTTATTTCGGAACCAATAAATTCTCTGTACTTAAGGAACAGGGACATGAAATTGAAAAGCAGGTAGATATGGGCTACTGGCCGTTGAAATACATCAACAGATTTGTGGTATTGCCTGTGTTCAACTTTTTGGAAGGATTCGGATGGAACTACGGATTGATTATCCTGGTACTTACGATCCTGCTTAAAGTGGCTATGTCGCCCCTTACTTATAAATCATACATCTCCATGGCGAAAATGCGTATTCTGAAGCCTGAAATGGATGTGATTAAAGCGAAAGTAGGCGAAGACAATCCGACACTCCTGCAGCAGGAGTATCTAAAGCTGTATAAGCAGGTCGGTGTTAACCCGCTGGGCGGCTGTTTGCCAATGCTCTTGCAGTTGCCTTTCGTTATGGCCTTCTTCTTCTTCTTCCCTAACCTTTTTGAATTAAGAGGCGAAAGCTTCTTATGGATGAAGGACTTGTCGACCTACGATGATTTCATCAAATTTGGCTTCAACATTCCGTTTATCGGCGATCACTTGAGTTTAATGTGTTTGCTGATGACCATCTCCACCCTGATCTATACGTACTTCAACAACCAGATCTCGGGAGCGACAGGTCAGATGAAATATATCGGCTACATCATGCCGCTGGTATTTCTTGGTGTACTGAACAGCTACCCTTCCGGACTGAACTACTACTATTTCCTGGCCAACATGCTCACTTTCCTTCAGCAGTTTATCATCAAGTCGATGGTAGATGACGAAAAGATTCATCGTACGCTTCAGGAGAATAAGGCAAAGCCTGCAGAAAAGAAGAAAAAGTCTAAATTCCAGGCGCGGTTAGACGAATACATGCGCCAGCAGCAGCAAGCCCAAGCTCAAAAGAAAAAATAA